The Miltoncostaea marina DNA window CTCCGTGTGGCCGGCGCGCTCCAGCACGCCGCCCGGCTTGGCCCGCAGGGGGAAGACGTGGCCGGGCTTGACGATGTCCTCGGGGCCGCTGTCGGGGTCGATCGCCACCATGATCGTGCGCGAGCGGTCGGGCGCCGAGATGCCGGTCGTGATGCCGTGCTTGGCCTCGATCGGCTCCGTGAAGCCGGTCGAGTACGCGCTCTCGTTCTGACGCACGACCGGCTTGAGGCCGAGCTGCTCGCAGCGGGCGTCCGTGAGCGAGAGGCAGATGAGCCCGCGCCCGTGGGTGGCCATGAAGTTGATGGCCTCGGGGGTGGCGAACTGCGCCGCCATGACGAGGTCGCCCTCGTTCTCCCGGTCCTCTGAGTCGAGGATGACGACCATCCGCCCGGCGCGGATCTCCTCGATCGCCTCCTCGACGGTGGCGAACTCCGTCGTCCTGCTCGTGCTCATGGGACCTCCCCTGCCGGCGGCGCATAGGGGGCCGCCAGTGACTCCACGTATTTTGCCACCACGTCCACCTCGAGGTTGACGGCCCGCCCGAGGGCCTGCGGGCCGAGCGTCGTGACGGACATCGTGTGCGGGATGAGGGCCACGGTGAAGGCGTCCGCCAGGCGGCCCGCCACGGTCAGCGAGACGCCGTCGACGGCGATGCTGCCCTTCTCGACCACGTAGCGCAGCAGCTCGGGCGGGGCGGCGACCTCCAGGACGGCGCTCTCCCCCTCCGGCCGCACGGCGCGCACCGTGCCGACGCCGTCGACGTGCCCCTGCACGAGGTGGCCGTCGAGGCGGTCGCCGAGGCGCATCGGCCGCTCGAGGTTGACCCGGTCGCCGGGCGCCAGCGCCCCGAGCGCCGTGCGGCGCAGGGTCTCGGCCACCGCATCCACGGCGAACCCGCCGGCGCCGACCTCCACGGCCGTCAGGCAGGCGCCGTTCACGGCGACGGAGTCGCCGACCTCCAGGCCCTCGAGCACGGTCCGCGCCGCGATCTCGAGGCGCGCGCCCCGCTCGCCGGGCGCCACGGCGGCCACCCGGCCGCCCTCCTCCACGAGCCCCGTGAACATCAGCCCTCCCCGGTCCGGTCCAGGCCGGGCAGCGGGGTGAGCCGCCCGGTCACGAGCACGTCGGCGCCCACCCGCCCCGAGACCACGCCGGCCAGGCGCGGGGCGGCGGCCAGCGTGGGCGCGCCCGGGCCCGCGAGCGCCGCGGGCGCGCCGTCGCCGCCGATCAGCATGGGCGCCAGGAACCAGGCCACGCGGTCGACCGCCCCGGCCTCGAGCAGCCCGCCGGCCAGCCGCGCGCCGCCCTCGACCAGCACCGACTGCACGTTGCGCTCGGCCAGGGCGCGCAGGCCGGCGGCGACGCGCTCGCGCGGGCCGCCCGGGCTCGTGACCACGTCGACCCCGGCGCGGGCCAGCGCGTCGAGGCGCTCGGCCGGCGCGTCCTCGCCGGCGAGCACGACCACCGGGCCCTCCCCCGCGTCGCGCACGAGCGCCGAGTCGAGCGGCAGGCGCGCGAGCGAGTCGAACACCACCCGGGCCGGCTGGCGCACGGGGCCCTCCACGTCGCGGGCGGTCAGCAGCGGGTCGTCGGCGAGCGCGGTGCCGACGCCCACCGCGACGGCGTCGACGTCGGCCCGCCAGCGGTGCACCAGCGCGCGGGAGTCGGGTCCCGAGATCCAGCGGCTCTCGCCGGTCGCCGTCGCGATGCGCCCGTCGAGCGAGGTCGCGA harbors:
- a CDS encoding riboflavin synthase, translated to MFTGLVEEGGRVAAVAPGERGARLEIAARTVLEGLEVGDSVAVNGACLTAVEVGAGGFAVDAVAETLRRTALGALAPGDRVNLERPMRLGDRLDGHLVQGHVDGVGTVRAVRPEGESAVLEVAAPPELLRYVVEKGSIAVDGVSLTVAGRLADAFTVALIPHTMSVTTLGPQALGRAVNLEVDVVAKYVESLAAPYAPPAGEVP
- the ribD gene encoding bifunctional diaminohydroxyphosphoribosylaminopyrimidine deaminase/5-amino-6-(5-phosphoribosylamino)uracil reductase RibD, translated to MTGAAPVSPVERAALARARELATRGRGRVSPNPLVGAVVLRDGEAVAEGWHEGPGLPHAEAMALERAGGRARGATVVCTLEPCSHHGRTPPCADALIRAGVARVVVGLPDPLERGRAGGRDVLRAAGVEVAVADAQERAACAELNSAFLTAATLGRPEVLLKLATSLDGRIATATGESRWISGPDSRALVHRWRADVDAVAVGVGTALADDPLLTARDVEGPVRQPARVVFDSLARLPLDSALVRDAGEGPVVVLAGEDAPAERLDALARAGVDVVTSPGGPRERVAAGLRALAERNVQSVLVEGGARLAGGLLEAGAVDRVAWFLAPMLIGGDGAPAALAGPGAPTLAAAPRLAGVVSGRVGADVLVTGRLTPLPGLDRTGEG